Proteins from one Patagioenas fasciata isolate bPatFas1 chromosome 6, bPatFas1.hap1, whole genome shotgun sequence genomic window:
- the LOC136116254 gene encoding olfactory receptor 14J1-like: MTVPHAQEKQMSNSSSITQFLLLPFTDTRELQLLHFWLFLGIYLAALLGNGLIITTIAWDQHLHTPMYFFLLNLTLLDLGTISTTVPKFMANCLWDTRVISYAGCAAQVFFVCFLFGAEYSLLTIMSYDHYVAICKPLHYGTLLGSRACVHMAAAAWAAGFLNALLHTANTFSLPLCKGNAQGQFFCEIPQILKLSCSHSYLREAGFLAVCMLIVFDCFVFIVVSYVQIFRAVLRIPSEQGRHKAFSTCLPHLAVVSLFISTGVFAYLKPPSISSPSLDLVVSVMYSVVPPALNPLIYSMRNSELKESITKVMSICFSKAVMN, translated from the coding sequence atgacagtgccccatgctcaggaaaagcaaatgtccaacagcagctccatcacccagttcctcctcctgccgttcacagacacacgagagctgcagctcttgcacttctggctcttcctgggcatctacctggctgccctgctgggcaacggcctcatcatcaccaccatagcctgggaccagcatctccacacccccatgtacttcttcctgctcaacctcaccctcctcgacctgggcacCATCTCCACGACTGTCCCCAAATTCATGGCCAACtgtctgtgggataccagggtcatttcctatgcaggatgtgctgcccaggtcttctttgtatgtttcctgtttggtgcagagtattctctcctcaccatcatgtcctacgaccactacgttgccatctgcaagcccctgcactacgggaccctcctgggcagcagagcttgtgtccacatggcagcagctgcctgggccgctgggtttctcaatgctctgctgcacacggccaatacattttcactgcccctgtgcaagggcaatgcccagggccagttcttctgtgaaatcccacagatactcaagctctcctgctcacactcctacctcagggaagctgggtttCTTGCGGTTTGTATGTTAATAGTATTTGACTGTTTTGTATTCATCGtggtatcctatgtgcagatcttcagggccgtgctgaggatcccctctgagcagggacggcacaaagccttttccacctgcctccctcacctggccgtggtctccctgttcatcagcactggtgtgtttgcctacctgaaacccccttccatttcctccccatccctggatctggtggtgtctgttatgTACTCGGTAgtgcctccagcactgaaccccctcatctacagcatgaggaacagcgaactcaaggagtctataacaAAAGTGATGagtatttgcttttcaaaagcagtcatgaactga